The DNA segment TCGCGCAGCAGCGCCTGCACGCGCATCTCGGGGCCGGTGGACTGGCCGACGACGCCGGTCTCCAGGTCGACGCTGCCGTCGCGCAGCGGTGTGTTGTCCTTGTCGGGCTTGGGCGCGAAGCGCAGGCTGACACCGGGCGCCTCGGCCGCCACGCGGGCAATCAGCGCGGCGCCGAAGTTCTCGACAAAGCCGTCGCGCGTGCGCAGCGTGAACGTCCGTTCCAGCCGCGCGAGGTCCAGGCGTTCTGCGGGCCGCAGCAGCGCCTCGGCCTCGCGCAGCGCCGGGCCCGTCCGTTCCCGCAATTCGATCGCGCGCGGCGTGGGCACCAGGCCGCGGCCGGCGCGCACCAGCAGCGGGTCGCCGGTCGTCTCGCGCAGGCGCGCGAGCGAGCGGCTCATGGCCGACGCGCTCAGGCCCAGGCGGCGCGCCGCGCGCGCCACATTGCCCTCGGCAAGCAGCACGTCGAGCGTCACGAGCAGGTTGAGGTCGGGTCGCACCATGCCGCCATCTTGGCATGACATGGCGTCTCGTGCAGCTATTCAATGCAATCCATGCGCCTTCCGCCAGGGTCCGTTCGTCCCTACGCTGCAGGGAACGACTCCGGAAAGATGCCCATGAACGACAACCGACCCGCGCTCGCCGCCCTGTGCCTGACGATGCTGATGCCCTCGCTGGACACCAGCATCGCCAATGCCAGCCTGCCCGTGCTCGCCCACGCCCTCGGGGCATCGTTCGCGCAAGTGCAGTGGGTGGTGCTGGCCTACCTGCTCACCATCACCGCGCTGATCGTCGGCGCCGGCCGGCTCGGCGACCTGCTCGGGCGCGGGCGGCTGCTCGTCGCCGGCATCGCGCTCTTCACCGTTGCCTCGCTGCTGTGCGGGCTCGCGCCGACGCTCGCCACGCTGGCGGCGGCGCGCGTGCTGCAGGGCCTGGGCGCCGCGGCGATGCTGGCGCTGACCGTCGCGCTCGTCGGCGAAACGATGCCGCGCGACCGCACCGGCGCGGCGATGGGCCTGCTCGGCACGATGTCGGCCATCGGCACGACGCTCGGGCCGTCGCTGGGCGGCCTGCTCACCACGGCCCTGGGCTGGCGCGCGATCTTCCTCGTCAACGTGCCGGTCGGCCTCGTCAACCTGTGGCTGGCGCGCCGGCACCTGCCGATGGCGCGCCCTGCCACCGCAGGCGCCGGGCCGCGCTTCGACATCCCTGGCACCGTGCTGCTGGCAGGCACGCTCGCCGCCTACGCGATCGCGACGACGGTCGGCCGCGGCCATGCGCTCGCGTGGATGGCCGCCGCGCTGGCCGGCGGGCTCGCGTTCGTGGCGGTCGAGGCGTGCGCCGCTGCACCGCTGGTGCGGCTCTCGATGTTCCGCGACGCGGCACTGTGCGCGGGCCTCGCGACGACGGCGCTGGTGGCGACCGTGATCGCCACCACGCTCGTGGTCGGCCCGTTCTACCTCGCCCGCGCGCTGGCATTGCCAGCGGGCATCGTGGGCGTCGTACTGTCGTGCGGCCCGATGGTGTCTGCGCTGGCGGGGGCGCCGGCTGGGCGCGTCGTGGACCGCGTCGGCGCTTCTCGAGTGGTGGTTGGCGGCCTCGCCGCGATGTTTGCGGGCACCCTGCTGCTGGCATTGCTGCCATCGGGCCTGGGCGTGGCGGGATGGCTCGCCGGCATCGTGGTGACGACGGTGGGCTACGCGAGCTTCCAGGCCGCCAACAACACCGCGCTGATGCACGGCGCCGCCGCAGCGCAGCGCGGTCTTGTCTCCGGACTGATGAGCCTCGCGCGCAACCTCGGCCTCGTCACCGGCGTGGCGGCACTGGGCGCGGTGTTCGCCACGGCATCGTCGTCGGCCGATGTCGCGAGCGCGGGCGCGGCGGCCGTCGCGCGGGGCATGCACCGCACCTTCGCGGTGGACGCCGTGCTGATGGGCGCCGCGCTCGCCATCGCGCTGGCCGGAGCGTGGCTGCGCCGGGGCGGTGCCGACGACCCACCGACCGGTACGCTCGACGCTGCCCTCAAGCCTTCTTCACCGCCCGCGTCGCCACGAACGTCGGCATGACGTTCTCCACCACGAACCGCGGATGCGGCTGCCAGTCTTCATGGAAGCCCGTCAGCACGAAGCCCGCATCCAGTTGGCCGCCGATCTGGTCGGCGAGCGTGTGGCCGAAGACCAGCGCCTCTCCGCGGCTTTGCTTGTCCGCCAGGGCCTCGGGCGGCAGGTGCGCCACGTCGGAATAGGGCAGTCGCCACACCGGCTTCACCAGGCCCTGGGCGCGCAGGGTAGG comes from the Paracidovorax avenae ATCC 19860 genome and includes:
- a CDS encoding LysR family transcriptional regulator; its protein translation is MVRPDLNLLVTLDVLLAEGNVARAARRLGLSASAMSRSLARLRETTGDPLLVRAGRGLVPTPRAIELRERTGPALREAEALLRPAERLDLARLERTFTLRTRDGFVENFGAALIARVAAEAPGVSLRFAPKPDKDNTPLRDGSVDLETGVVGQSTGPEMRVQALLRDRFVGVVHAGHALARGRMTPARYAQAGHVVVERRPGHRGIVDGALEPLGLARRVVTTVDSFAGALALARDTDLVATVPEAHTARLRMGLKTFALPFDLPDFTVSLIWHPRMHADAGHRWLRECVREVCAAGKLPARAGQRSTRAAAPTNQTASGAPPAGARGP
- a CDS encoding MFS transporter, whose protein sequence is MNDNRPALAALCLTMLMPSLDTSIANASLPVLAHALGASFAQVQWVVLAYLLTITALIVGAGRLGDLLGRGRLLVAGIALFTVASLLCGLAPTLATLAAARVLQGLGAAAMLALTVALVGETMPRDRTGAAMGLLGTMSAIGTTLGPSLGGLLTTALGWRAIFLVNVPVGLVNLWLARRHLPMARPATAGAGPRFDIPGTVLLAGTLAAYAIATTVGRGHALAWMAAALAGGLAFVAVEACAAAPLVRLSMFRDAALCAGLATTALVATVIATTLVVGPFYLARALALPAGIVGVVLSCGPMVSALAGAPAGRVVDRVGASRVVVGGLAAMFAGTLLLALLPSGLGVAGWLAGIVVTTVGYASFQAANNTALMHGAAAAQRGLVSGLMSLARNLGLVTGVAALGAVFATASSSADVASAGAAAVARGMHRTFAVDAVLMGAALAIALAGAWLRRGGADDPPTGTLDAALKPSSPPASPRTSA